The sequence below is a genomic window from Corvus cornix cornix isolate S_Up_H32 chromosome 1, ASM73873v5, whole genome shotgun sequence.
TAAAGGCTGTTTTGGCTCTTATTAAATCccttataaaataaaaattctctcCCTGTGAAAGGGAGGTGGAGAATTAGAGGGAGCTGGAAATGAGGGGGTGGGAGgaagtataaataaataaatataaaacagtCTGGTGTTTTTTTCATAGGTTTTAAGACTGTCATTCATATTTTCTCTGACCTGTGGTTTTGGTAATataatttgattattttttgaTAGTCACTCTATGTCCTAAaccttttttcttcaataaaaggTACCATTTTACATAACCATTGTCTGTAGATGGGAAACCAAGCAATTAAGTACCGTGCTTTTGTCtttaacagattttatttacatCACATTGGtccaataaaataattttaaaatctactgTCAGTATTTTTGCTTAAGTAGGCACATTTTTAAGCCATCAGCTTATaacttctctttattttttttcctggtgttgaTTGGTTGGGTGGTACAGTTTACCCAGGTTTAGATATTAAAATGCCAGTCCTACTTAACCTATGAATAAATAGTCTCTGTGTAATAGTATATGGCAGAAATCCCAAGGCTTTCTGCAAGTGTGGGGGCAAGAAAAAATTTAGGTTATGCTGTGCTTACGAAGATTAGGGTTGGAGTGAAATGATAAGTACTCTTGGAAGCATCATAGTTCATGCATCCCTTTTTGGCATGTTTCTGTTCCTGAAATACTGTCATCTAGAGGGAAATTTGGACATTTCCTAAATAGTAATGCTTAGTGGTCCCTTGGGTCTGTTTGTTAGAACAGCACtgaattttatctttaattGTATGGTAAAAAGCCTTTTGATACTATGATTTTGCTTGCCAGTCTCCCATCAAGGGTACCTACAGAGGAGAAGAGGTAAGAATAAACTCATGGACAGCTGGAATGTTGTGAATATTCTCTCTGCTGAGACACATTGCCCTTGTGCTGAATGCTCACTTGtgctctcctcccctctcctgttCAGAAGCACTTTGAAGGGTGTTCAGGCAGACCTGGAGATGGGTAGAGAACATGTTCTAACATTTGTGTTAAACACTTGGACTGCAGAGAGCAGACAGAACTGGGCTGAGTCCAAAGCTTCTTAAACATAGGGCCTAATGCTGTTTGAGATGCCATAAGTTATCCAACACCATGCGTACAGATTTGTAGATGTAACACTGTATATAGAGAAGGTATGTACCCTTATGGACTGATACCTCTTTAAGGAGAATATTGTAGGGCATCTCAAATGGCCCTAGGTGTCTGAGCAACAGGATCAAGTCTTGGATGATTTccaagcagaggggaaaaaaattagaaaagcatATTCTGTGCTTAATGATTACAGAGATAATACTCCAGATTCATATACGAAGTGCCCATAGTActgttttcatcttctgaaataGCTGGTTAATAAAGCTCACAGTGCCTACAAAATAACTTTCTTAAAAGTTAAGGTATAATACTTAACAAGCCAAAAAGTCTTTGAGGCTGTGTTCATTTTAGTTTTTAGTTTGTGGGTGCTGGTAGCAGCTGACTTCTGCACTTCATCATGCCAAATTTGGCATCTGTCCTGAGATGCTTTCAGGCTTAAGCTGTGGAATATGATTTTCTAAGGGTGTGATCTAATGTGATGCTGGGTTCACACGGTGTTCCATCTATCCCTAGTTTCGGTTGATGGTGTTTACCAACAGGGGGAGCAGACACATGAGCCTTAATGGAAAGTAGTATTCAGATgaatttattgttttctttacacttgtttctttcttacctttctttgacttttttttttttttttgagggacTCTGTGATTGAGTCATACATACATGatctgtgttttttttaagaatatgaAACATGCAACCAGCTTCCTATGTATTCCAGGTTCCAAAGTGACAAAAATTGAAGCTACACTGGTACCCTGTACACAGATTTCCATGTCATTTTTTGATCGGCTGTACTCTGAAGGAGTTGTTAGAGAAACTGGAACTATTGTGAAATGTTATGATGACTATTATGATGATATTCTTATCTCTGATGAATTAAGGAAGGTCAGtataataatgaataatttattatcatttttCTTGCTCTATTAGGTACCATAAGGACAcgtttttcaggtttttttctgacagtgaTAAAAACAGGCATCAATATCCATAGTTTACAAACAGCTGAGGTACTGCAGTGCCTGGATGTGTGAAAGCAATTACTTGTTTTCTAGGTGAGCGCTCTTTCATTTGTAGGTGGGAGGAAAAGGTAAAGCGTTCTTCTACCCACCTGTGTTTCAAGTAGTCAGTGCTGGGGGGTGTGTGGGGAAATGCAGCTCATTTGCTTAGGAGGGGGAAACAAAGGGTGCCAAAGAGAAGGTGCTGTGATACTCAGAGCTGTAGGTTCATCCAGGCTTCCAGGTAGTTGATGAAATTGAATGTATTTGTTAACTACATCCTGAAGCATTCCTGGACAGGAATGCTGATCATATTACATGTGAAGGCATTTAAAGAAAGCCATCTTAATAAATTTTCTCTAAAGCGAGAGGAACTatgaaagaggaaattatttttcagtgtaacACTGGAAAATGACTAAATACAACTCCTGAACTGGCCTGCAATGTAAAACTGTTTGTTATACTGTAGTGGAGGTGTCAGAAAGCAGATTATCTGAAAAAGAATCTCTTAACAGTGGCACCCTCTTAATCAATGTATGTCtttactgtgtttcttttgaCTTCATAAgctaaaacaattttttaaacttatgtTTGTGTAGCATTAGCAAAGCATAGTGTGGGAGAACTGGATTTTGCTCTTCCTTGTATATATAATCAACATAAGTACTAAATAATTATAGAGTTGCACTCATTTGCACTTGGCAAATCCTTTGAAGGCAACGTATTTGAACCAGTGACACTGGTTACAGGATGTGGCCTGAAATACTGGTCTGTCTTGTAAAGTTCTGGGAAAAGGTGAGAACTCAAGCTCATGATTGAATTTCAGATGTAGTTTGTAGTCTTGCAGTTCAAAATactatgtatttatttataagcTGGGTACatgtgaaatgttttctgaaaattaaagatATTGTGTGTAGGAAGGTTAGAGGcaacatttaaaattagaaGTTATTGGGGTTTCAGTGTCTTCCCAGTTTCCTTCCCATGGAAGTGATGTGTGTGTCAGCATTTGCAAGGTGAGGGTTTAACATTGATTTGAAACAAATGTGGTTCCTACTTATAAGACCTAAGACAGCAGAAAGGATAAGAGTCAAAATCTTCCAGGAATGACATCAAAACTTCAAATCAATTAGTCAGGGCTCTAGGACAGAAGACTGTAGGGGGCACCAGACTGTCTCCTGGTGTCAGAGGGTGGCCCTTGGCTGCAAGACTCCATGTTTCTTTCCTACCTGCCATGTCTTCTCTTGTTTCAGAGGAGGTGGGGATATGTATGAGGTGGCCATCTAGAACAGTTGTTGCCCTGGCCCATTTTTACTCAGGTTGTGTAGCTTTGTTATAAAGATGGCCAGAGAGCAGTGGGCTCCTGTCTCACTTTGACCAGTTTGCCTGGGCTGGCATCTGCAGTTTGGCTGACATGACTCAAATGTCTTGTAGCCATTGTGAGTTATAATTCCTGTCCACATTTACATGAACCAGTGTTGACACTAATGTAGCAAGTCCTCTGTGTTCATATAATATCTCAGCAAAAGGCAGGTGAGACACAGGGAGGCAGCTGGGTGCATGTCTGGCTAATCCAGGCTATGGATCAGGGCTCACTGGAGTCTGCAGTAAAGAATGATGTGAGTTTGAGAGTGATCTCCTTTGGGACATCCTCAGGATTCCTTTGCAAATTGAGATAACTGTGTcaatttaaaagtgaaaaagcaaTGTTACCAAAAACAGTTACCAAAGTGATTAACAGTAATTGACGTATCAAATGTAGGTAGATTATTTTCAGTCTGATTGTTTCATTAGCATCACAGATAATTAACCAGTGAAATAACAAGACTTGACAACTATTCCTTTACGTTTTTTGGGCACAAATCTGACAGTGATTCTGCTTTATATTATATGTAAGAATTTTGAACCTAATTGCATCACTGGAAGAAGGATTTAGAAATACTTCTTTCCATCCCTCATccatatattttatatgaacATAATTTCTGTGTGCCATATAGCAAAGTAGTTGCATTATTTATTAGATGAAtcttaaatgaatttttatcaACTTGACTTCCGTGCTTTTTCCTTGTTCCACAAGGTCTTGCTTCTGGAGGATTCCGACCATTATGACTTATTCTCTCAACTGGATCGCGAGGAAtttctgttctgcctttttAAGCATTTTTGCATTGGAGGAACTCTTTGCCAGTTTGAAGATGCAGTTGACCCATATTTAGAAACTACAAAAGCTTTTTATAAAGACTTGGTGAGGTAAGTGTTACTCTGTTTTGTACAACTGTGTACATGTACTGTCCATAGATACTTTGTGTCGATTTGTGTAAATTTATTGTGCATTACTGGTTGAAAAATGGGGCTGTTACTTAATCCACCTGCAAGCTTATTTGTGTCCAACTATCAAAATACCATGAACAATGGTAGTAGTTCAGtggcaaaataaatgcaattttagtTGCATCAGTCCCACATAAGaacttttttaatattacatttaTGGACATTGATGGTTTATAATTCATTCCCATTTTAAAGATACTGTTTTCTGTAATCATCAGCTGAAAACATGGCACGGTACTGGAAACAGATTGTGTTCCCACTGTCATTGATAAAATATCAACAATTAAGTCTTGGCTGTATAATCTTGGGCTACTTTCAATTAGACTGCTTTTAATTTAggatttaaaaattgaaataattagTTGAAACTTTTagttctgtatattttttttccttgctgatttttttaaaaatacagcttcttCCTAGTTCTGCAAACACCCTTCTCACAGTGTAAAGTTAAGGGAGATAGAATATTGCTGTTAACATGGCACAGTGAAATAACACAGTGAACTAACACGGTTTTTAGCGGGTTTGGTGTATGGAATTATTTGGAACTTTAtgtgagggatttttttcctttgaaattagAGGTAATTGATCAGAGGTTCAGATTTAGACTGAAAAACACAATTTTCACTCTGCTTTGATATATCCATATGCTGACTGCTCTGACTGACAAAACTTCTTATATCCTGGTTAGTGGGAAATGGAGTGTAATTATTGGTTATACAGACTCAGTCTCGGTTAAGGTAATGGGAATATAAAGATTGTAAAAGATATTACTAAAATTTTTGTCAGTATGATTAGTTTTGGTATTTTCATCTCATACATAGATGAGAACCAGGTGAGTTCTTCAGAAATACAGCATCTGACATAAAAGGATCCATCAGTGTTTAACTCTAccctcccttttcttttaaactgttCACTCTGCACTTGAGTCAAGCTGCTTGTTCCTTCAGTCCTGGGCCTTAGGTGACTCTGCATTGACTGCAGCTGTTTCTGCTCTTATGTTGTTGAATTAATCTAGGACAAAGTGCAAATCCAATCAGTTCCTTCACTTTACTGCTCCCCTTTGCTGTTGATACCTTCCTATCTCCTTAAATctctttccattctttttccttttcatgctgTAAAATATGATAAAGATGTCAAATAGTTCTTGTtacttaaaacaaacaaaaaaaagcctctgcCAAGATCCTCCCACAATTTCATCGTGGTTTCAAAGTTTACTTTTCTGTATCCTCAACATGTTCCCTATTAGCcctttgtattttccttttgtgtgctgcttctgtcttttataaaatatttaggagaaaatatttcaagatcTATTCCTGTGctgtttgaggggtttttttgccagttGGCAGATTGCTTCCTATCCTCCCAAATTTTGAAGTACATCTACTCTGTTCCTGTGACATCActgattttcagtatttatctACCATGTGTCTCTCCATTTCTGTGCCTGTAAATGTCTGCTGATTTCTCACTGCCAGAGGAGCTGGTGTTAGCACTGGTTACcagttgaaaacaaaacttaCCATTTAACTAAATCTTTTGTCTTGCTCCTTTGGTATTGAGTTCTTTGTCAGTCCCATGAGAAAAGCTTTTGATCTTGACATTTCAgaccttccctccctcttcatAATCACGGTTGTCTTTTTCTTGGTCTCATTTCCCCCTGCTCCGAGTTTATCCAAAATGatgcttctgttttatttccactgtcttgagagagaaaaagccagTGAAAGGTGCTGAATAGGGACACTAATGACAGTGTTGACTTAATTTCTAGTTTCTATTCCATGCTATGCACTGTGTTACTTCATTCTTGCACAAATTACACCATAAagtaaagcaattaaaattactttcttacAGCTTCTTATTTTCAGTAAACAATTGCTAATGATCGTAGTAATCTCTTAAATTTTTTACCAAAAACTTCCCCTTCAAATTCCTGTTGAATACCAAGTATTGTTTAAATTCTCTTTTAGACTGCTGTTCTGTCTGGTTTCATTGCATCTTGGATTACAGTCACATTGGATATTTTCTACTCTTCATAAAGTGATATTAAAAGCTTTTCATGGtattaaaaattctgtaaaCTGTACTATCCTTAaggtttaatttttatgtttgagGTTCAGAAGGCTTGGTAAAACACAAATGGATACTACAATAGTTATTAGTTGCTGGCTGATATGCATTGAAAAATTAGCTGCCACAGATTAACCCAGTCTAATAACAATAACCTTATGGAGGTATAAACTACCACTGTTCAGTCCTGTTACAGTATTCCTTATGGGCAAGAGCCTGGACACAAAGATTCCACAAAAGTGTCTTtactgctgggagcagcagacCTATTAATGAGCTTTTCCCTAATCTTTATTACAGCTGGTTTTTTCTGGCCATAACTGAGTTCTAACTCCAAGGCACTAGCATTCAAAATAGTGTCAAAAGGTTTGAGGTTTCCTTTTAttaaagtatttatatttaCGTTGCTTTATTATGAGAGAATGCAATAATCTTTTTGAAATTAACAGCTCTAGATATTTCACAAGCACAGCTAGGGACTTCCAAATACAACTACTAAATggcagactttttttctttgcaaaaagaGTGATATATTCTTACTAATGAATCAATGCACAACTTGTACTCTGCTACTAATCCATCGGTAATTAGTCTGTGATCAGTTGAATCCATCCAAAATTCTAGTGTTTAGTGTAGTATCTTGTATAACCTAAATAATTTCAAATCCCTTGTTGTAGTATTTTgatttaaagaatatatttatactACAAAAActtgttaattaaaatataatctaTGAATCTCTGTTGATAAATCTTGTCCTTTGTACTTAACCAGATTTTTCTGACAGTGTCTCTCCATGGTGACAGCTGCTGTAGCATCTTGTAGtcattgttttcttctccttttgtcATCTCCATCTCCATGCCCTTTCCCCCACAATGAATGAATGTATGTGAAAGTATTAAGTTGCTCTTTTATTGTTTACAAAGTCTAATAAAATATTGCCAGTAAAGGTTAGGATATAAATAAAGCCCAAAGTGAATAGAGAGACCATGAGGATGTTTGCTCTCCATAAAAAGAGAATAGATGCACATTAAAATGATGAACTGCCATATCCAATGAATAGTTTAGAAGTTAACAATTTGAAAGAACATGGGGCTATTAACATTATTTTTGAGGAAATACTCTcctcttcaaaaggaaaatatagttttttctaaaaccttttaggagaaaaagaaatagagcaAACGAGCATGTCAAAGACAACctcttggttttatttcaagTCAGCAAAGGAAGAATCTCATCTGATTTTAACAGACACaattttttgccttaaaaaagaACCAAAGTACTGGAAATAAACACTCATTCTGAAAAATTACTTACAGGAAGATAACCACAAGGAGAAAATTTCTCAAGGTCATGGAATAAATAGGAAGACTTACTCTTTGTCACCTCTTACTTTGCTATCctagatatatatataacatgAAAATTAAGAAACCAGAAACTGATAGCACAGTTTTCAAACAGAAGAATCTGAAGCCAGAGGAACTTAAATACAGCCATTGCTTTTGGGGGTGGTGATATATGTTAGAAGGAAATAATGCCACTAATCTTCTATGTCTTGTTCTGAAAGTCATCACTCTTTCCACAGAGATGGTTGAAGAGTTTCTGAACTGCTGCAGTTACAGCCTGGTGTGTCAGCATAAAGTGGCATCTGTGTTAGTTTGGCTTAATGTGCCGGTCCATAAACTGCAGTGGTTCAGAAGCTGAGTCATGAAGTAGCTGAGCTGTCCTGCTGGGAAGGCAAATCATCTCtggagaggtgggaagggagacAGCTGGGGTCAGTACCAATTTCAGCAATGCTGTCTTCATCCACTGTTGAGTATGTCAACATGTCAGATGCAACAAAAAGTTCTGAGAAAGCCTCATTACTAACTGACCACAGGGAAGATCAGCTTCACAGTATAGGTTCAAACATGACTGTATCATTACTCTGTAGATGAAATCAGTTAATTGGAGAGTCAATCTCTTTTATTGGCTGGAGAGATTGAATCAACAAGGGTGCTCTTGGTTGATTTGGGGTTCGTTTGTTCTTATAAAAAGAAGCTTTGCCAAAGCACTGGTAGCAGGGGACTGCTGTCACAGCTTGGACCTGGTGTGGCATTCAACTGGGCCGTGTTTCACAAATCCTCTTGTAACTTGTCTATACTGGGACCTTTCCTGGGAATGGAACCTGTTTGCGACAAGGCAGGTTTGAACTATGCATTTCTTAGAAGTGTGTAAGTACAGAAGTTTTAAGCCTTGCCTAGTCTCTGGTT
It includes:
- the CFAP300 gene encoding cilia- and flagella-associated protein 300 isoform X4, producing MSAEGGRGAVRFVFRALPQKSFSCLQDRDIADRLLKWSMQGRITAQAFSFDQQFKPYQKDEFLMAFFNDQSVISSLKLLSSSGQWTTLGSKVTKIEATLVPCTQISMSFFDRLYSEGVVRETGTIVKCYDDYYDDILISDELRKVLLLEDSDHYDLFSQLDREEFLFCLFKHFCIGGTLCQFEDAVDPYLETTKAFYKDLVRMLMACVTLQAKATSRLLPT